The region GTTCATCTACTGTCACTTCCAGATTCcttacacttacacttcctTATTTCATACCACCAAGACAATATGTATGTAAGATGAGGTGTgtactgaaaatatttctgaagGATCCAGACACGCAGTATTCAGATCTACATTGATGTTAGTAGAGATGGAGATAGCAGGACATAATTACTCCCAGGAGTAAACAAACCGCAGCATTATTCATTGTCCTccagattaaacaaaaaaaaccgcATCGTTTGTAACTGTCCTCCAGAACAACACGTCGAAGCACTTCCTGATTCGGTGCCACTATCGACAGGACAACGtcactttgtctctgtctttgaaaaCCATTCACAAATCACTGCTTCAAAAATAAACGGTGACGGTTTGCTTACATGTGTTGGGACATCATGTGTGCTttccatttttcattctttgttcTGTAATGTTTAGGGTATTCAACAAGAGATCATCAACCTTGATACGGGACTGGACCTGGTGGTTTCCCGTCGCCGAAAGAGCATGCAGGGTGCAGCTACGCTGGTGATGGCGGCGAACAGGATGAAGAATCCCCCAACTTCCAAAGAGCTCAGCAACAGTGAGCTGTGCATGGCGATCATGGAGAGCCTGGTCGAGGGTGGGTAGTGACAGGACACACGTGGATGCTTCACATTATCATATGATCCATGATACGTGATAAAGAGCCTGTTCTTTGATCAGCAGGCTGTTTCTGTTAGCCTGCTGACAGAAGCTTGTGAAACAGAGGCTGGACCGGACGCGACGCCACGAGGCCGCGACTCCCTGACAGCTGCTAACATCTCATCCCTCCTCTCCACAGAAACTGTTGTCCAGAAGGTTGAAAACTTCaccacaggagagaaaagaatcATCTTCCAACGCGTCAACAGTGTGAGGGAGTGCACTCTGAGCGACGCCTGTAAGAAAGATATCGTCCACGCGACAGGAGAGTTAAAATTGGAGGCCCTCACTCTGAAAGGAGGACACGGAGATCGCAAAGGTACGAGGGCCATGAGTCCACGGACGAAAAGTACATTCACTCAGTTACTGTCCTCTGAGTATGCGAGTTTCTGACTtatcagattaagattttacataataAACACACTGCATTATATTAAACCAGTGGTCTCTAACCTTTTTGGCCTGTGACCTCTTAGAGACAAAGCAGTGCCACTGGGGATCTTCAGCGTATTTCACATGTCGTTTTCAGTTCCACTCAACAGACACTTCCCCCCTCAACTCCCCAAACTTCTCtaaatttcatttaaacaaCTGTCTGAGGCCCAAAGATGCGAAGTTATCTCATGTTTCACAGGAAAAGtagaaaatatggaaaaaaaatttgtgtaTCAGAggtttatttctttcttctctcatctcccattaatcatctgatgacccctcagatttatctggtgAGCCTTTGGAGGGGCTCGACCCCTAGGTTGGGAACCGCTGAACTAAACCAGCTCACTGCCTATAAAATGGTGGCAGTAAATCGGCTGCTGTTTCTTTAACATTAAATcatgttgggtttttttgtttgtttctttcacatCAGTGAATTTTAGGCTGTCCAGGTACATCACTCCCTGCGTCCCTGTGGGTGAGACTGGTCAGACTGTTGTCCTGTCAGTCACCAACCAAAACCTGCACATTTCCTGCACCATGAACGGCGACAAAGCTGAGCTGCACCTggaggtaaataaataaataatcccACACGTGTCTGTACGTCTGTCTTTGTGGGGACACTCTGACACGATGTCTTCTCCTGCCTCTTACTCAAACCTTAACCGACACTGAGATCCCTGCACTGTTcctgtgtatttctttttcttttatgacTTTACATCGTTTTTCTCATGAGTTGGCAGAAATGACTTTCACACGTGAAAGAACTTAACTTCCTGTTTATCCGTCCTGTGGCAGCAATGCAGCGAGGACTGTTTAAATCGGATCAGCAGCGACAACGACATGGACCGTTTCCTCTTCTACAAGAGAACCACAGGAAAATCTGTGATCACGTTCGAGTCGGTGAAGTACTCCGGCTGGTTCATCAGCACTTCCTCTGAGAAGGAGAACCAGCCGGTGGAGATGTGCAGGGTGGATACTGCCCAGCGTCTCACCAACTTcagagtgaattaaaaaaatgtttttgctcttATTGGCTGAAGGAGCCGCATCCGTTCGAATGTATCCAGAattatgctgcttttttttggtttactcTTTATTCTACctgaccactagatggcagtgttgCCTGCTGTATGATAACGCTGAGCTCtgggaagcagaaaaaaactaataataattgTGTGACCCACTAAAAGTAGTGACTTAAAACGTTTCTTCTTTGCTGGAGAATTTTGTAACGGGATATTCCTCAAAActactgattttattttttttaatgattactGCCCATTAAATTCATATTCTACATTGTTATAGCAAAtgtgatattttcatttttaactgttgtTATGTTTCACTTACATAAATCATTACAAGCTTAAAGGTAAGGGATTGAATACGCCTggttctgtgaaaaaaaaagaatgttcaCGTTTTCATTAAACCTTTTAATGCGGAGTTTTCTGTGGCACTGTGcatctctgttgtgtttcatgATTGTGAAATAGTGACCACTGAGTAGCAGCTGGTACGTTGCTTGAGAGGCTAAATCAAAGTCTGCCAATCACCTGCAGCAGTAAAACTTAAAAATTGTTCAGTGCACAACAATAATAGCATCAGATGAACTTGTTTCTGTGTAAAGTCAAACAGTTCGTCAGGAACTAAGTGGATACATAAAGGATGttttaacagaaaacatttgcttAGTTACCGAATAAACTGCAGGATTTACATGTTAAACAATCAGATGAACATGTTATTACTAAATACTATCACTACTCGCGATTCAATTtttgaaacaagaaaaatacGGGAGGCTGCAACACTAGAATTATGAAAAATGACTGGCATTAAGAACTATTTGAGATATTTCCCCAGCACTggcaaaaaaactaaatcaaagacatgaaagacTTGGTTAAGGACTAAAAATACTCAAAAAGCAGATTTTATGCACTAAACAATGGATCAAACTCTTCATACGATTTGAATGTAAACTCTGAATTTGCAGATGAATTCAtagaaagtaaaagtacaaaatagCAGAAAGATGCAAGACTCCAGTAAAGTATCTGAGTtttgtacttgagtaaatgtacttagttactttccaccacaggCCTTGgtacattatattattatattagttATTATTCTACTTAGTTATATTCAGTTATGGCCATTAAACATACAACAGTAAAAACCAAGCACAGCACAAGTTTAGCTGCATATTTGACAATGAACGACTGTGAAAACTGTCACAGTCGTTCTGAAGCAAACATCTGCCGCACCAAGCACGTCACAGTTTCCCCTCTCGTCTGAGATATGACTCTTTACTGATTCCTCTCAAAGGAACAAATGGCAAGATCCTAACAGTGTCCTGATACAAAGGTCAAACGTTTCCAGGTTGTCCACCTgtgacagcagcatcagctgaaaatgttgaaacacACCGGCGCTCGTTTACATCTGAGTGTCTCTGCTGATGTAAGGCTACACTGAGGTCCATCAGGAGACATTTTGTTTCCATGTATATTCACATAAACCTGAACATGAACCGAACAAAGCAAATGTTCAACTAAAATGGACGTCGACGTACAGAAACACATGCTTTAATCCAAGGCagtgcctcctctcctctcttacAGAAAACCAAACAAGCAACAAGCAAGAGTTAAGACGTTGTCAAGACTGGATTACAAACTAGGCAAAGTGGGCAACTGTACAGGGGCCCCAGACTCTCAGGGGCCCCAGAAGCCCCAGATTCTCTACATATTATTTGTGTCTAAATAAAGTAATTAATTgcacaaaagggaaaaaaggagtCCTGCGGTCCTGGTGTAGTTTTGAGACCATGATTATACCGGTTTATGTTGAGCTCTGCAAAGCTGCATCCAACATTAATTTATTAACATCAATACATCTGACAGCTGTTATCTTTAATAACCGTTTGATTGTTCagtgaataaaatgtcagagaacAAATTTATTCCGAAGCACAAATGAACGGATTCAGATTTCTTGTTGTGTCTTGTCGAGTTTACAAAtgttcacatctgagaagctgatGAGCTacacaattaatcagttatcaataAGTACAGTCTGAGTGAACACGAGCCCCCAGGGAGGTCACTCCGGCCGAGGCTGCACGCGCACAGAGGCCTTAAGGGCCAATAATTCATGTTCATCACAAACCGAAGCTGAACCACAACAGCGACAGAAAccgcaacaacaacaacaaaagcagcagcaacaacaacaacaacaacagcaaaagcaacagcagcaacaacagcagcagcaacaacaacgcACCGCTCGCAGCACCGGAAACACGCAGCAGCTACTCACCGAGGCTCGGAGCCCGGGATCACGGCGGGTCCAGGTCCGGTGAACAGGCCCCTCACAGGTTCGGTCATGTTCCGTCCTCCAGCTCGCGAACCGTCACCGAACTGACCGGTGCGGTGAACCGTGGGTATTTCCTCCGTTATCGGTTTGACCTGCGGCGACAAACGAGCGCCGGTATGAGCGTGAACACCTGTGGTCAGTCTCAGGTTGGAATTTCCGCGCTGCACACCTGAACGAGTATGATTGGATGGGACTAGTTTCAAATTTGTGAATGAGCCAATCGCTGTAAAGCACACTGCAAACACCTGGTGCCAACCAGCCAATGCAGACACGAGTTCAATGCTGCCGGAAGTAAAGCTCCGGTTCAAGTGTTGAGTTTTTAAAGGAGCTGCAAGGAAAACAGAGCAAATATTATCAGCCCGTTTTATAAGATTTAAATGTGAATACGGTTTTTTCCTGGTTTTACCTGGTCCCAGGTTCTGGATCTGTCTCCCTGATGAGTGTTTAAGTCTGAACTTGATTTATAGGAAACTGGTAAACTAGCAAATATTCACGGTTGAGAAGTTGGAGCAAATGAatcttttttcttgtcatttttccttcagatttcagtgtttgagTCAGTGAACTAATCAGTAGGACTGGTTGGTTTCTGGGAACCAGAGGAAATAATGAGGTGCATTAAAAAGTACAGCGTGGCATGAAATAGAAATACTCACATAAGCTGCATATACCTTAAATTattacttgagtaaatgtacttagttctGAATCACTCCATTAGAAGCTTTGCTTTATTTATAGTccagaaaccacacacacacacacacacacacacacacacacacacacacacacacacacacacacacatacacacatacacacacacacacacacagtaatctGAATTTCACAGCACTCACCAAATTAAATGTCAATCTGTTCTTACGCTTCACAATAGTGGACTTAAAGAaactcagccaatcagagacggTTCAGAGGAAGTTGACTTCTTCTCATTGGTACAGCCTGCGTGAGTTTGCATGGCGACACCTTAGGCTGCTCCTTGACTGACTACCCACCAACAAGAGATGCTGCGCTCTGCTCTGTAGAGCTGCTCGACACCGTGGCTGCATAAAGCAGATTACAGAGTGATGTGCATTTAACTTTAAAGAGGCAAAATAGTGCAGGGGTCGAGAGCTGGGGAGAAAATATGTCAAAGCATTTGGTGTTTCATCTTCTGCTGCCTCGAAAACACATGGAATTTATCTCCTGAGGATCCGACAATGAACagatttcagttctgtttttcaACACATGCAGCACAAAAATCTTTACAACCCCCTGCCTCCGTTTCAGTGATTGGCTAAGACATTAAAAATCACGTGTCAGTATGTGTGACAGAACTGAGAAAattcctgttcctgtgtgtgtgtctgtgtgtgtgtgcgcgcacacatGGAAACAACATGACACATACATCACCTCACATTAAGAAGCGCATTAGGAAAGTGgtgttgatgtgcagatgatcTCATGTTGAAATCATAAGAAAAATTTAAATCACATCCCTGAAACTGGATCATtgatctgcacacacacacacacacacacacacacacacacacacacacacacacacacacacacacacacacacacacacacacacacagaggagtgcATGACCAATAGTAaacctatgtgtgtgtgtgtgtgtgtctccctctgcCGTGCACATTCCCGGCACATGGCAACAGAAGCTAAATATAGCCCCAGCAGCCCGGCTTCACAGCGGGATCATGCTTCCTCTTCCCTGCcgctgtccctctgtctctgcttcatAC is a window of Toxotes jaculatrix isolate fToxJac2 chromosome 16, fToxJac2.pri, whole genome shotgun sequence DNA encoding:
- the il1b gene encoding interleukin-1 beta — its product is MSEFDLRDALESPLTPEPCCYDMKGIQQEIINLDTGLDLVVSRRRKSMQGAATLVMAANRMKNPPTSKELSNSELCMAIMESLVEETVVQKVENFTTGEKRIIFQRVNSVRECTLSDACKKDIVHATGELKLEALTLKGGHGDRKVNFRLSRYITPCVPVGETGQTVVLSVTNQNLHISCTMNGDKAELHLEQCSEDCLNRISSDNDMDRFLFYKRTTGKSVITFESVKYSGWFISTSSEKENQPVEMCRVDTAQRLTNFRVN